In one Acomys russatus chromosome 15, mAcoRus1.1, whole genome shotgun sequence genomic region, the following are encoded:
- the Them5 gene encoding acyl-coenzyme A thioesterase THEM5 has translation MMRTGFQRVARLVLHKALPRNPHILPGLQQASKAFGSSTDSLVARFCPEKTDLKDYALPNASWCPDMLSMYQEFLEKTKSGSWVKLPSFKSNREHIQGLKLPSGLVAASDKQDWRIFTRCIQLEGQGYEYVIFFHPSEKKSVCLFQPGPYLEGPPGFAHGGSLAAMMDETFSKTAYLAGEGLFTLSLNIRFKNLIPVGSLAVLDVQVEKLEEQKLYMSCTAQSRDKLTIYAKSSGVFLQLQLEDEPSQEQ, from the exons ATGATGAGGACAGGCTTCCAGCGGGTGGCAAGACTTGTTCTCCACAAAGCTCTCCCCAGGAACCCCCATATCCTGCCCGGACTCCAGCAGGCCTCGAAGGCGTTTGGATCCTCCACGGATTCCCTG GTTGCAAGATTCTGCCCAGAGAAGACAGATTTGAAAGATTATGCCCTTCCCAATGCCAGCTGGTGTCCAGATATGCTGAGCATGTACCAAGAATTTCTGGAGAAAACCAAGTCAGGCAGCTGGGTTAAACTACCCTCCTTCAAATCCAACAGGGAACATATCCAGGGGCTTAAGCTCCCATCGGGGTTGGTAGCTGCCTCAG acaaaCAGGACTGGCGCATCTTTACCAGATGCATCCAACTGGAAGGACAAGGCTATGAATATGTCATCTTTTTCCACCCATCCGAGAAGAAGTCAGTCTGTCTTTTCCAGCCAGGCCCCTACCTGGAGGGGCCACCAGG GTTTGCCCACGGAGGGTCACTGGCAGCCATGATGGATGAGACGTTTTCCAAAACTGCCTACCTGGCCGGAGAAGGACTATTCACACTAAGTCTTAATATCAGGTTTAAAAA CTTGATCCCTGTGggctctctggctgtcctggatgttcAAGTAGAAAAGCTTGAAGAACAGAAGCTTTACATGTCCTGCACCGCCCAGAGCAGAGACAAGCTGACCATCTATGCCAAGTCCTCCG GTGTTTTCCTTCAGCTGCAGCTGGAAGACGAGCCGTCCCAGGAGCAATGA